A window from Calliopsis andreniformis isolate RMS-2024a chromosome 7, iyCalAndr_principal, whole genome shotgun sequence encodes these proteins:
- the LOC143181389 gene encoding uncharacterized protein LOC143181389: MQPYYLPVLAMNLYLILSLLFLGVNGETKTSLDDIERDNLRAEDKPETGNGRPDGPKFLTKPQISQQQYQTPRQYSGPTSSPVAYVTPSSGQNVPQEAYVQLNKYVPRQQVYQQQNNILPEQTLPPQYYNEYQQQSPLPVKGVVPNVYESQQLVYQPELVVGNQLQSVQQKTVGAKYGKNVNKDTVYVNIPMMQLLAYYPNLGLSSSRSGSLLVPQLAPAATEQIPIPVYTSNLNQKPIVPVKPTYQIQYTSKQSAVTPALGTKTLKSAVYTTPVTSKKYTSAPFVSVPAYTATDQAYAQGRQLLYTQAYIAPSRPQYVPQLVYTQPATVYMHATPVYSDIYARPTTYVQDNSLQGPLKYSPQAEQLVPATPVPEELPNQILAQQTSQSVEQEYVKDPEEPSEDLVPPQLPAQEFKSGVTPLAPVPPQEDEFISMQNHIGLSVPRSLLDSYVPSKVIAAQDSARYQERPITLESGFLPSKENFLHKKRKSN; the protein is encoded by the exons ATGCAACCTTATTATTTACCAGTACTCGCAATG AATCTGTACTTGATATTGAGTCTACTGTTCCTGGGAGTGAATGGGGAGACGAAGACCAGCTTAGATGACATCGAGAGGGACAATTTGAGGGCAGAAgacaaacctgaaacaggaaacgGCCGACCAGACGGACCGAAGTTTCTCACGAAGCCACAGATCAGCCAACAGCAGTACCAGACACCCAGACAGTACAGTGGACCAACCTCTTCGCCTGTTGCCTATGTAACCCCCTCTTCGGGCCAAAAT GTGCCGCAGGAAGCCTACGTCCAGCTGAACAAATATGTCCCAAGGCAGCAAGTCTATCAGCAGCAGAATAACATCTTGCCAGAGCAAACGCTACCACCGCAATACTACAACGAGTATCAGCAGCAATCCCCATTGCCTGTGAAGGGAGTCGTGCCAAATGTCTACGAATCTCAACAGTTGGTTTACCAGCCGGAATTGGTTGTTGGCAATCAGCTGCAATCCGTCCAGCAGAAGACTGTCGGTGCAAAATATGGGAAGAATGTGAATAAAG ATACGGTGTACGTAAACATTCCCATGATGCAATTGCTGGCTTACTACCCCAATCTGGGCCTAAGTTCTTCTAGAAGTGGCAGTCTACTAGTGCCACAGCTAGCCCCAGCAGCAACGGAGCAGATACCCATTCCTGTGtacacttcaaatctcaatcagaaGCCTATTGTGCCAGTGAAACCTACATATCAGATACAGTACACTTCCAAGCAGAGTGCTGTTACTCCTGCGCTTGGGACCAAG ACACTAAAGAGCGCAGTTTACACCACTCCCGTTACCTCAAAGAAGTACACCAGTGCCCCCTTCGTCAGTGTGCCAGCGTATACGGCAACAGACCAAGCCTATGCCCAGGGAAGACAGCTATTGTACACACAGGCGTACATTGCTCCCTCTCGGCCACAGTATGTCCCCCAGTTGGTTTACACCCAGCCAGCGACTGTGTACATGCACGCGACGCCAGTTTACAGCGATATTTATGCTCGCCCAACCACCTACGTACAGGATAATTCTCTGCAGGGTCCTCTGAAGTATAGTCCGCAAGCTGAACAGCTGGTCCCTGCAACACCTGTTCCCGAGGAGCTACCTAATCAAATCCTGGCGCAACAGACTAGCCAGAGTGTCGAGCAGGAGTATGTTAAG GATCCTGAGGAACCCAGTGAAGATTTGGTACCGCCTCAGCTTCCCGCTCAAGAATTCAAATCAGGAGTGACACCTCTAGCGCCAGTCCCGCCGCAAGAAGACGAGTTTATCTCAATGCAGAATCACATAGGTCTCTCTGTACCAAGATCTTTATTGGattcctacgttccaagcaaagtAATAGCGGCTCAGGATTCAGCCAG ATACCAAGAGAGACCAATCACGCTAGAGAGTGGCTTCCTTCCATCGAAGGAGAACTTTTTGCACAAGAAACGCAAGTCCAATTAA
- the LOC143181684 gene encoding uncharacterized protein LOC143181684, whose protein sequence is MTRIGRSVRQVYKGIHQKARASFSCNSSQKLISKAPTSLTTTMKCFITIVLLALFAMAFAEEKPAEPEKFGPVPVAPQEVPRDKRGVVLSYSSPLAYTAYSTPIYSSSYNLPYAYRSYPYYSYYW, encoded by the exons ATGACGCGCATAGGACGATCTGTCCGCCAGGTATATAAAGGTATCCACCAAAAAGCAAGAGCATCATTCAGCTGCAACTCATCACAGAAGCTGATCTCCAAAGCTCCAACAAGCTTAACAACAACCATGAAGTGTTTCATT ACAATCGTCCTTTTGGCTCTCTTCGCCATGGCTTTTGCCGAAGAGAAACCAGCTGAACCTGAAAAATTCGGCCCGGTGCCCGTAGCACCGCAAGAAGTACCCAGGGACAAGAGAGGAGTCGTGCTGAGCTACTCATCTCCACTGGCCTACACCGCCTACTCAACACCGATCTACTCCTCTAGCTACAACCTGCCTTATGCCTACCGCAGCTACCCATACTATTCCTACTACTGGTAA
- the LOC143181390 gene encoding uncharacterized protein LOC143181390, whose amino-acid sequence MELLVIFLLSPLILVQGYGKTNDPNDEPFLPIYPVYPYSPKLIKRGTDRDTVVTQLTPELYAPKADAKDSYSASFSSNYPRDPYYPNYNPYTKASSSPSYSYYGSLPQSYSSIPYSSYGSYSTPYTIPSPSYSAIPYSSSYPNYYYQPPYYYPGYYSQPLFPPPPLPPPSGEYPSDSYSDSEAGDKSRDRKPSEDKRYRDNDNQDSSGNQFMDGGNYISGSSRDLDSQPSTYKASSPQNQLEQMSDLHVKSISLPLPKTTYRVISVAGQPVGPDYPLPPTYAKAQQLEELMSQTWAKVLAQNLQQAAQYQVQEGTGKSTGAGHVSQTDNRDTQRYVSVPNVIAKTGLAYIVNPSILTKLNVGQATGQISQVPTTQLKNVRYPQVTPGIYAAVEKPAKNQAELNDYQNYENSSSQDSQDYDSSPGDKSQQKYENDDQSYQNQNFVTVQTPRGYNYQYNGYNPSQSNEQQPQQYKTNLDDVNFGTKTKKG is encoded by the exons ATGGAGCTGCTG GTAATCTTCCTATTATCGCCGTTGATTCTCGTGCAAGGCTATGGGAAGACGAACGACCCCAATGATGAACCCTTTTTGCCGATCTATCCTGTGTACCCGTACAGTCCGAAATTGATTAAGAGGGGCACTGACAGGGATACTGTTGTCACCCAGTTAACCCCAGAGCTGTACGCACCTAAAGCTGACGCCAAGGACTCGTACAGCGCTAGTTTCAGCAGCAATTATCCCAGGGATCCTTACTACCCTAATTACAATCCGTATACCAAGGCCTCGTCCTCGCCAAGCTACTCGTACTACGGTTCCCTGCCGCAATCGTATTCAAGTATACCTTATAGTAGCTACGGTTCATACTCAACTCCCTACACGATACCTTCGCCGTCTTACTCGGCGATTCCTTACTCCTCGTCGTACCCTAACTACTACTACCAGCCTCCTTACTACTATCCTGGGTATTATAGCCAGCCACTGTTCCCGCCGCCACCGCTGCCACCACCCAGCGGCGAGTACCCCAGCGATTCCTATTCTGATTCAGAGGCTGGGGACAAGAGCAGAGATAGGAAGCCCAGCGAGGATAAGAGATATAGGGACAACGATAACCAGGACTCCTCGGGGAACCAGTTCATGGATGGAGGGAATTATATCTCTGGGAGCAGCAGGGACCTCGATAGTCAGCCGAGCACCTACAAAGCTAGCAGCCCGCAGAACCAACTCGAGCAAATGAGCGACCTGCACGTGAAGAGCATATCCCTTCCGCTGCCAAAGACGACCTATAGGGTCATCAGTGTCGCTGGTCAGCCAGTGGGACCTGACTACCCTCTGCCCCCGACCTACGCAAAGGCACAGCAGCTAGAGGAGCTCATGAGTCAGACCTGGGCTAAGGTGCTGGCTCAGAACCTGCAGCAGGCTGCGCAGTACCAAGTTCAGGAGGGCACGGGAAAGAGTACGGGGGCTGGTCACGTGAGCCAGACTGACAATAGGGACACGCAGCGCTACGTCTCTGTCCCTAACGTCATCGCCAAGACTGGGTTGGCGTACATTGTCAATCCCAGTATCCTCACAAAATTGAACGTTGGACAGGCGACTGGTCAGATTTCCCAGGTACCAACTACGCAACTGAAGAATGTTAGGTACCCCCAAGTGACACCTGGGATATACGCTGCTGTCGAGAAACCTGCGAAGAATCAGGCAGAACTGAACGACTATCAGAACTATGAGAACTCATCCTCTCAGGACAGCCAGGATTATGATAGCAGTCCAGGTGATAAGTCGCAGCAGAAGTACGAGAACGACGACCAGTCTTATCAGAACCAGAACTTCGTGACGGTGCAGACACCTAGAGGGTATAATTACCAATACAACGGTTACAATCCATCACAGAGTAATGAACAGCAACCGCAGCAGTACAAGACTAACTTGGACGACGTGAATTTTGGCACTAAGACCAAAAAAGGGTAG
- the LOC143181581 gene encoding tRNA N(3)-cytidine methyltransferase METTL6, with protein MAESMGNDNEYTGHVAKHLTKEEIEKMRAQDSRLVSEFRANQLEKDARKHWDIFYKRNETRFFKDRHWTTREFNEFLNLSLEEHRSVLLEVGCGVGNFVYPLIEDGLKFKKIFACDFSPRAVELTKGHALYDPEKMKVFQTDITTENCFPEVDCSVNVATLIFVLSAVHPQKFGKVVENLYNVLDKNGVVLFRDYGLYDMAQLRFKPGHKIGENFYMRQDGTRSYYFSPEELANLFESVGFTTLTCSYVLRRTVNLKENIDVPRIFVQGKFEKP; from the exons ATGGCTGAATCAATGGGAAATGATAATGAATACACTGGCCACGTGGCCAAGCATCTTACCAAAGAAGAAATTGAAAAGATGCGAGCACAGGACTCGCGTTTGGTTTCGGAGTTTCGAGCGAATCAGCTTGAGAAAGATGCAAGGAAACATTGGGACATTTTTTACAAACGAAATGAGACTAGATTCTTTAAAGACAGACACTGGACCACCAGGGAATTCAACGAATTCTTGAACTTGTCCTTGGAGGAGCATCGGAGCGTGCTCCTCGAAGTTGGGTGTGGAGTAGGAAACTTTGTGTATCCTCTGATCGAAGATGGATTgaaatttaagaaaatattCGCTTGTGATTTCTCCCCAAGGGCTGTAGAACTGACGAAG GGCCACGCACTCTACGACCCCGAAAAAATGAAGGTTTTTCAGACAGACATCACCACGGAAAATTGCTTTCCCGAGGTAGATTGTTCGGTAAATGTAGCAACATTGATATTTGTTTTGTCTGCTGTTCATCCTCAAAAATTTGGAAA AGTTGTGGAGAATCTGTATAATGTTCTTGATAAAAATGGAGTGGTATTGTTTAGAGACTATGGTTTATATGATATGGCTCAACTGAGATTTAAACCAGGCCACAAAATTGGTGAAAATTTTTATATGAGGCAAGATGGAACACG GAGCTACTATTTCTCTCCAGAGGAGTTAGCAAACTTATTTGAATCTGTTGGCTTTACAACTTTAACGTGCTCTTATGTGCTAAGGCGCACTGTGAATTTGAAGGAAAACATAGATGTGCCAAGAATTTTTGTTCAGGGAAAATTTGAGAAGCCTTAA
- the LOC143181391 gene encoding uncharacterized protein LOC143181391, translating into MKLLLVSTATYSSLMQHVGSVSFTRADSSDSLRLSKYSCTSVTCLLIVGLLSVNVRAEEEAAEKPEITKLELVDLGEGESDVDASNSEVQIKRDSGYSYKRPGSFASSQRARFQAGPLANKGRIVNRHPAPVSRPINKYGPPGYQNQSPARPNAHGQQQRDKLLNHGHFGQQHHGSFNGLPNGLVQQQVPSPIRQVDFAVPNPISSQNNEPFAVHMANYLPPANQKLPGYTEPLTFSPAHLAQSGQHQVNNQGQLGNLQSQSLVQPQNQISDAALFLTQNAQAIQQLYGAPATEQDFAPNDSQFVGHTNQVPSGQFQNLESSSQSLQSFSGPLPSYASGTLSTQETLEQIQSIEKDRLIVELQRALTKQTEAQNSEAGRYAQNQPSFVQNQDLLASLGQRMKIFGLNTQPGTAHLGSTAFNQSPFLPGTTISPGFPLSYGLTTTARPSTTTTTSTTTTVQPPQPAKGGGSSQAGPTAPTLSTTAAGVPVYGGFVPTLITGTSFVSNVPSYGPTFLAPGTVTVQPAGSSPTHFGIPIPTDTQKPSPGTTPASIPPSTPTTPPTGKPSAPSVPSLGTLPLHPVTTPLHPVVTPLHPVASLQPVLPPSHVHPVQTQPGQPTYGLQPSVISSFLYKPIKPVYPLYYYPNVPYQLHKPVLPAYPWSYAPTYAQAKPAQIWKLTVHPRGKEKKKVAGAAEYRRDDTVSTKALDVCVVDLVMITDRMDSGRYCIAGPECLVECFYLNLAHWPSQRRDRFTAKESSALETVSTSGHETLTADVMGVSHGQRCQITQTVLSIHNTLFVGCRIANSETGSHCALLELKLRLNCFVTSSSTCSQMVPHCGAIARAIIPLNVLDFYKRSLNRKTITSKQLGGFSTIHTGNRAVNSLSAADPNPTALSPLASCTFTLVTDSEVKTCNLDLSENWRLYAWKKSHVHCSSGNSTRHLITHSNPQLLLFQTLFKFNSSSSPRSVTSLQKACKGFFTGTPTCLSQRRLNFRRSKREMPDPSPIIDHRKPDADQSHPENKSIAPRALGVSCLMAPPPPASLSISVTINSLSRETIPQSVNKQEQEDAEKLARFFADCSRVSLSKIETTFSRSRGYIVVPRTTPCLTYGNVTFSTQAYPVPFSRAGFGGNGHCTTFESLTCFLHGTDMSLGLMGEIALDLAHVIVLFRKKTKPFLSRKLLRQLRLLATANYLAGRNKIYGIFLFQVYKMALISDRKWNKCPKFGFSFNISHEILTNLVSAITWRKLPSSLSQGCIDSSKETGHSRLQSEFAFSYGAVTIISSAWLRRWWCAMHQRGDTHLHLDLSFTIPHFTHTTGCYLTTRNSKQDNRIQNQHAVISKCITVLSKSFALGSVTSLRSPKTKGEKRPQRIIAKGKRGVVDLHGGYSSGGSSSYMPLYATGGPSYSGGSLGGGSSYSSGSLGGGSSYSSGSLGGGSSYGGASLGGGSSYSSGSLGGGSLGGGSLGGYSSGGIHSLQSLQGLGGSLGHGSLGYSPGISFGSGGLGLSSGLGHGLSLQGLSLGGQGGSASYSSPSVSSLSGGGGGIGLFSPSSKNGPVTFGVQGSSGGAGGSGSSYSGPSYSTGGQGLSAYSGGGSSGGISLGSHGSSYSLPAGLDQGSSHTVTGGLVIDSGSLGKGSSSYSIPASSGSYKGSVTLTTSGGGSGGYSLPVSSGSHGISSLSSSGGSGGYSLPISSGSHGLSSSGGSASYSLPISSGSSGGHISLSGGSSGGVSYSLPASSGSSGATSYSNYIPSSSSSSSYSGGGASYSSPSSSYSSSGSSYSSPITSYSSSGSNYASPSSSYSGSSGGYSSGYSSPSSSYSSPAESQGSYSNLSPRYVSYAAPKSYEGLSPSGNKYDTISYSSPSAKY; encoded by the exons ATGAAGCTCCTATTGGTAAGTACAGCTACTTATAGTTCCCTTATGCAACATGTTGGATCTGTTTCATTTACACGAGCTGACAGTTCAGACAGCCTCCGTTTGTCTAAATATTCTTGTACCTCA GTAACGTGCCTACTAATTGTGGGCTTGCTCTCCGTCAACGTGAGAGCTGAGGAAGAAGCAGCAGAGAAGCCAGAGATTACAAAGTTAGAACTGGTGGATCTAGGCGAGGGAGAAAGTGATGTCGACGCTAGCAACTCGGAAGTTCAAATAAAGAGGGATTCAGGGTATTCCTACAAAAGACCCGGAAGCTTTGCGTCGAGTCAGAGAGCCCGCTTTCAGGCAGGACCGCTTGCTAATAAAGGACGTATCGTGAACAGACACCCTGCACCAGTAAGCAGACCTATTAACAAATACGGACCTCCTGGTTATCAGAATCAGTCACCAGCCAGACCGAATGCTCATGGTCAACAGCAACGAGATAAATTACTGAACCATGGGCACTTTGGGCAACAACATCATGGAAGCTTCAATGGACTACCTAATGGTCTGGTACAGCAGCAAGTTCCGAGTCCAATCAGGCAGGTTGACTTTGCGGTTCCGAATCCGATATCTAGCCAGAACAACGAGCCCTTCGCAGTCCACATGGCAAACTACTTGCCACCAGCAAATCAAAAACTGCCTGGTTACACGGAACCTCTCACTTTCTCTCCAGCCCACTTGGCACAATCAGGGCAGCATCAGGTCAACAATCAGGGACAGTTAGGGAATCTTCAGAGCCAGAGTCTAGTGCAACCTCAGAACCAGATATCAGATGCAGCTCTGTTCCTCACTCAGAACGCTCAGGCAATACAGCAACTGTACGGTGCACCAGCAACTGAGCAAGACTTCGCACCAAATGATAGTCAATTCGTAGGACACACTAACCAGGTTCCTTCAGGACAGTTTCAAAACCTGGAGAGCAGCTCCCAGAGTCTCCAAAGCTTCTCAGGCCCTCTACCCTCGTATGCATCGGGAACACTGAGCACCCAGGAGACCCTCGAACAGATTCAATCTATCGAAAAGGATAGGCTGATCGTTGAATTGCAACGAGCTTTAACGAAGCAGACGGAGGCCCAAAACTCAGAGGCAGGAAGGTACGCTCAAAATCAGCCGAGCTTCGTTCAGAATCAAGATCTTCTGGCTTCCCTCGGACAGCGAATGAAGATTTTCGGTTTAAATACGCAGCCGGGTACCGCGCACTTGGGTAGCACAGCTTTCAATCAATCACCTTTTTTGCCAGGAACCACGATCAGTCCCGGTTTCCCGCTTAGCTACGGGCTAACGACCACCGCTCGACCTTCGACGACCACCACAACCTCAACTACCACGACAGTGCAGCCTCCTCAGCCAGCCAAAGGCGGTGGAAGCTCGCAGGCTGGTCCTACCGCGCCGACCCTATCCACAACCGCTGCAGGGGTTCCTGTTTACGGTGGCTTCGTGCCAACCCTAATTACTGGTACTAGTTTCGTGTCCAATGTTCCTTCTTACGGTCCAACTTTCCTCGCGCCTGGCACCGTAACAGTGCAACCAGCTGGTTCCTCGCCCACGCATTTCGGGATACCCATTCCCACAGATACTCAGAAGCCATCTCCAGGAACTACACCGGCATCCATACCTCCTTCGACTCCAACCACGCCGCCAACTGGTAAACCAAGTGCTCCTTCAGTTCCTTCACTTGGCACCCTACCTCTGCATCCTGTCACGACACCGCTGCATCCAGTGGTGACACCCCTTCATCCTGTAGCCTCCCTGCAGCCTGTGCTACCCCCGTCTCACGTGCATCCTGTGCAGACCCAGCCAGGACAGCCAACGTATGGTctccaaccgtcagtcatcagcTCGTTCCTTTACAAGCCTATCAAACCTGTCTATCCACTTTACTATTATCCAAACGTTCCGTATCAACTACATAAGCCAGTGTTACCTGCCTACCCATGGAGCTACGCGCCGACCTACGCACAAGCGAAACCCGCTCAAATATGGAA ACTGACCGTTCACCCGCGCGGAaaagagaagaagaaagtaGCTGGCGCCGCGGAGTACCGTCGCGATGACACCGTTTCGACGAAGGCGCTCGATGTTTGCGTGGTTGATCTAGTTATGATAACAGA TAGAATGGATTCTGGGCGTTACTG CATAGCGGGTCCTGAGTGT CTCG TTGAATGTTTTTATTTGAACCTGGCACACTGGCCGAGTCAGAGACGTGACCGTTTCACTGCCAAGGAAAGTTCAGCCCTAGAAACTGTCTCCACTTCCGGCCACGAAACTCTCACCGCGGACGTAATGGGCGTCAG CCACGGTCAACGCTGCCAGATTACTCAGACGGTCCTAAGCATACATAATACGCTGTTTGTCGGCT GCAGGATTGCCAATTCGGAAACTGGATCACACTGCGCT TTACTTGAGCT TAAACTTCGATTAAACTGCTTTGTGACCAGTTCGTCAACTTGTTCTCAAATGGTACCACACTGTGGCGCAAT AGCTCGCGCGATTATACCGCTAAATGTACTAGATTTCTACAAACGCTCACTGAACAG AAAAACGATTACGAGTAAGCAACTTGGAGGGTTCTCCACGATTCACACAGGAAACCGGGCTGTCAACTCACTTTCCGCGGCTGACCCGAATCCCACCGCTTTGTCCCCCCTAGCCTCATGCACTTTTACC CTGGTCACTGACAGCGAAGTTAAAACCTGCAACCTTGATCTTTCAGAAAATTG GCGCCTCTACGCGTGGAAAAAGTCTCACGTTCACTGCTCGTCAGGAAATTCCACGAGACACCTAATTACACACAGTAATCCACAACTTTTACTCTTTCAGACGCTCTTTAAGTTCAACTCGTCATCCAGTCCGCGGTCAGTCACCTCGTTACAAAAAGCCTGTAAAGGATTCTTTACTGGAACGCCTAC TTGCTTGAGTCAACGACGACTTAATTTCCGGCGATCGAAGAGGGAGATGCCAGATccttccccaatcatcgatcataGGAAGCCAGACGCCGATC AGTCCCACCCAGAGAACAAAAGCATCGCCCCACGG GCGCTCGGTGTTTCGTGTCTTATGGCTCCTCCACCGCCAGCGTCGCTTAGCATATCTGTTACCATTAATTCTCTCTCTCGCGAGACGATTCCTCAGAGCGTGAACAAACAAGAGCAGGAGGACGCTGAAAAGTTGGCACGCTTTTTTGCTGACTGTTCGCGCGTTTCACTTTCCAAGATCGAAACTACTTTCAGCAGATCTCGCGGATACATCGTTGTCCCACGAACCACGCCTTGTT TGACATACGGAAATGTGACGTTTTCGACGCAGGCGTATCCAGTGCCGTTTTCACGAGCTGGATTTGGTGGAAACGGTCATTGTACGACCTTTGAGTCACTGACATGCTTTCTCCATGGAACAGACATGAGCCTGGGCTT GATG GGAGAAATTGCTCTAGATCTCGCCCATGTGATAGTCCTTTTCCGGAAGAAAACCAAGCCTTTCCTGTCGAGGAAAT TGCTGCGACAGTTGCGTCTTCTAGCGACAGCTAATTATTTAGCTGGAAGAA ATAAAATTTATGGAATCTTCTTATTTCAGGTTTATAAAATGGCCCTCATTTCCGACCGAAAGTGGAATAAATGTCCCAAGTTTGGCTTCAGTTTCAACATCTCTCATGAAATCTTGACAAA CCTCGTATCGGCGATCACTTGGAGGAAACTTCCTTCCTCTCTGTCACAAGGGTGCATCGACTCCTCAAAGGAAACGG GACACTCTCGTTTACAGAGTGAGTTTGCGTTTTCCTACGGCGCCGTCACGATCATCTCGAGCGCGTGGTTGAGAAGGTGGTGGTGTGCTATGCACCAGCGCGGGGATACTCACCTTCACCTAGACCTTTCTTTCACCAT ACCACATTTCACTCACACAACTGGCTGTTACTTGACCACGAGAAATAGCAAACAGGATAATCGAATTCAGAATCAACATGCGGTCATTAGTAAGTGTATCACGGTTCTATCTAAATCGTTTGCACTTGGTTCTGTAACTTCTTTACGTTCACCGA AAACGAAAGGAGAAAAGCGGCCACAGAGAATAATAGCGAAAGGCAAACGTGGCGTAGTTGATCTACATGGAGGCTACTCGTCGGGCGGATCATCGTCTTACATGCCACTGTATGCCACTGGAGGCCCCAGCTATAGCGGTGGATCTCTAGGTGGAGGCTCCAGTTACAGCAGTGGATCTCTAGGTGGAGGCTCCAGTTATAGCAGCGGATCTCTAGGTGGAGGCTCCAGCTACGGCGGTGCATCTCTAGGTGGAGGTTCCAGTTATAGCAGTGGATCTCTTGGCGGAGGATCTCTCGGCGGAGGATCTCTGGGAGGATATTCTTCAGGAGGAATCCACAGTCTCCAGAGTCTCCAAGGCTTAGGAGGTTCTCTAGGACATGGTTCTTTGGGCTACTCACCTGGCATTAGTTTTGGATCCGGAGGACTTGGGTTGAGCTCTGGACTAGGTCATGGTCTCAGTCTACAAGGACTATCTTTAGGTGGACAAGGTGGCTCAGCTTCGTATTCCTCACCCAGCGTGTCCAGTCTCtctggaggaggaggaggcatAGGACTTTTCAGTCCCTCTTCGAAGAACGGTCCAGTCACCTTTGGTGTTCAAGGAAGCAGTGGTGGCGCGGGAGGCTCTGGTTCCAGCTACTCTGGTCCATCATACTCAACAGGGGGTCAAGGATTGTCAGCTTACAGCGGTGGAGGTTCGTCGGGTGGTATCAGCCTTGGATCTCACGGCTCTTCGTACAGCTTACCTGCGGGCCTGGACCAAGGCTCGTCACATACAGTAACTGGGGGCTTGGTGATTGATTCTGGATCGCTTGGAAAAGGTTCCTCAAGTTACAGCATACCTGCGTCATCTGGATCCTACAAAGGCTCAGTCACCCTAACTACCTCGGGTGGCGGCTCTGGTGGCTACTCACTCCCAGTATCTTCTGGATCGCATGGAATATCCAGCTTGTCCTCTTCTGGTGGTTCTGGTGGTTACTCGCTACCAATATCCTCTGGATCCCACGGCCTGTCCAGCTCCGGTGGATCCGCCAGTTACTCGTTGCCTATATCTTCTGGATCCTCAGGTGGACACATTAGCCTCTCTGGCGGCTCCTCAGGAGGCGTCAGTTATTCACTTCCCGCTTCCTCTGGATCctctggagctacgtcctattcTAATTACATTCCTTCATCCTCTAGTTCATCCTCGTACTCTGGCGGAGGCGCCAGCTATTCGAGTCCCTCTTCCAGCTATTCTAGCTCTGGTTCCAGCTATTCTAGCCCCATTACGTCCTACTCCAGCTCTGGTTCCAACTATGCCAGCCCTAGTTCGAGCTACTCTGGCTCCTCTGGTGGTTATTCATCCGGCTACTCGTCTCCATCCTCGTCTTACAGTTCTCCAGCAGAGTCCCAAGGTTCCTACTCGAACCTGAGCCCCAGGTACGTCAGCTACGCGGCTCCCAAAAGCTACGAGGGCTTGAGCCCTTCGGGTAATAAATACGACACGATCTCTTACTCCAGTCCTAGTGCAAAATATTAA